The nucleotide window CACGCCTTGGCCGCCGATCGTAGTGGGTGGCCGAGTGCTCTCTCTCACACCGTGTGCGTAATCTGGGTGAAATCCCCGGTCGTGATACTGGCGTTCCTCCCCTACCCCGGGCGGTGGTGCACAGACCGTCTGAACTGCAAGGATGTGGCTATGGACAAGCAGCAGGAATTCGTCCTCAGGACACTCGAGGAGCGCGACATCCGCTTCGTACGGCTGTGGTTCACCGATGTCCTCGGGTTCCTCAAGTCCGTCGCCGTGGCCCCCGCGGAGCTGGAGCAGGCGTTCGACGAGGGCATCGGCTTCGACGGGTCGGCCATCGAGGGATTCGCCCGGGTGTACGAATCGGACATGATCGCCAAGCCCGACCCCGCCACGTTCCAGATCCTGCCCTGGCGTGCGGAGGCTCCCGGCACGGCCCGGATGTTCTGCGACATCCTCATGCCCGACGGTTCGCCGTCCTTCGCCGACCCGCGCTATGTGCTCAAGCGCATCCTCGCCAAGACCTCCGACCTGGGCTTCACCTTCTACACCCACCCGGAGATCGAGTTCTTCCTGCTGAAGAACAAGCCGCTCGACGGCACCCGGCCCACGCCCGCCGACAACTCCGGCTACTTCGACCACACCCCGCAGAACGTCGGCATGGACTTCCGCCGCCAGGCGATCACCATGCTGGAGTCGATGGGCATCTCGGTCGAGTTCAGCCACCACGAGGGCGCCCCCGGCCAGCAGGAGATCGACCTCCGTTACGCGGACGCGCTCTCCACCGCCGACAACATCATGACCTTCCGCCTGGTCATGAAGCAGGTCGCGCTGGAACAGGGCGTGCAGGCCACCTTCATGCCGAAGCCGTTCTCGGACTACCCGGGCTCGGGCATGCACACCCACCTCTCCCTCTTCGAGGGCGACCGCAACGCGTTCTACGAGTCGGGTGCCGAGTACCAGCTCTCCAAGGTCGGCCGCTCCTTCATCGCCGGTCTGCTGAAGCACGCCGCGGAGATCTCCGCCGTGACCAACCAGTGGGTCAACTCCTACAAGCGCATCTGGGGCGGCTCCTCCCGCGCCGCGGGCGCCGGCGGCGAGGCCCCCTCGTACATCTGCTGGGGCCACAACAACCGCTCCGCCCTGATCCGCGTCCCGATGTACAAGCCCGGCAAGACCGGCTCGGCCCGCGTCGAGGTCCGCTCCATCGACTCCGGCGCCAACCCCTACCTGACCTACGCGGTGCTGCTCGCCGCGGGCCTCAAGGGCATCGAGGAGGGCTACGAACTCCCGGCCGGCGCCGACGACGACGTCTGGGCCCTCTCCGACGCCGAGCGCCGCGCGATGGGCATCGAGCCGCTCCCGCAGAACCTCGGCGAGGCGATCGCCCTCATGGAGAAGAGTGAACTGGTCGCCGAGACGCTCGGCGAGCACGTCTTCGACTTCTTCCTCCGCAACAAGAAGCAGGAGTGGGAGGAGTACCGCAGCGAGGTCACGGCCTTCGAGCTGAAGAACCTGCTGCCGGTGCTGTAAGTCCAGGTCAGCGCCGTTAGGGCGCCTGCATGTGGCTTCGGGCCGACGGTGTCGCACCGTCGGCCCGAAGCTGTTTCACCCGCCCTGGGCCGTCTGTGGGCCGTCCGGTGCTGAATCGACGGCTTCGTACATGCTGTCCACGGCCTTCCGGGTACGTCCTTCGCTGCTCGGCATGAGGCGCGTGTTGACTCGCAGCGTGAACTTTGGGTCGCTGTGACCGAGGCACGTGCTCATCGGTAGATCGGAGCGGTCATAGCGGCAAAGACGTCCGACTTCCGGCTGGCCGGTGGCATCGCACAGACCAGGTAAAGGTTGGTCTGCTCGGTCCAGCCGGGGCGGACCTGGACGTTGACCCTGCCCCCTGCGGCGGTGGAGAGGGCAGCCAGCCTCGTTGTTTCACGGCGACGTGCGGTTGGTCTTGCGTCCGTGATGTCGTGTTGATCCCGGTCCGGGGACGGTTCCGGTCAGGGGAGTGCGTCGGCTGACGTGCCGGATGACGTCGGGTTCCACGGTCCCGGAGCTTGTGGGTGAGTCTCCTCTTGATGCTCGATGAGGTCGTTCGTGCTGGTCAGGTGGGGTGGGGCAGGGCGAGGATCCGTTCGAAGGCGCGGATGATCGCCGTGGCCCAGGGCCAGGTGTCGGGGAGTTTCAGACGGCGTTTTCGCTGGCCGCGCACGAGGCGGGCGGGGGCGTGGAGGATGCGGTAGCGCAGGGTCTTCGGGGTGGCTTTGGCGAGCTCGCCGTCCAGGGCGAGGAGCTGGAACCAGCAGCGGAGATCGGCGGCGAGGG belongs to Streptomyces finlayi and includes:
- the glnA gene encoding type I glutamate--ammonia ligase: MDKQQEFVLRTLEERDIRFVRLWFTDVLGFLKSVAVAPAELEQAFDEGIGFDGSAIEGFARVYESDMIAKPDPATFQILPWRAEAPGTARMFCDILMPDGSPSFADPRYVLKRILAKTSDLGFTFYTHPEIEFFLLKNKPLDGTRPTPADNSGYFDHTPQNVGMDFRRQAITMLESMGISVEFSHHEGAPGQQEIDLRYADALSTADNIMTFRLVMKQVALEQGVQATFMPKPFSDYPGSGMHTHLSLFEGDRNAFYESGAEYQLSKVGRSFIAGLLKHAAEISAVTNQWVNSYKRIWGGSSRAAGAGGEAPSYICWGHNNRSALIRVPMYKPGKTGSARVEVRSIDSGANPYLTYAVLLAAGLKGIEEGYELPAGADDDVWALSDAERRAMGIEPLPQNLGEAIALMEKSELVAETLGEHVFDFFLRNKKQEWEEYRSEVTAFELKNLLPVL
- a CDS encoding DUF3987 domain-containing protein, yielding MTDARPTARRRETTRLAALSTAAGGRVNVQVRPGWTEQTNLYLVCAMPPASRKSDVFAAMTAPIYR